One window of Phycodurus eques isolate BA_2022a chromosome 17, UOR_Pequ_1.1, whole genome shotgun sequence genomic DNA carries:
- the hspa4a gene encoding heat shock 70 kDa protein 4a, with translation MSVVGFDLGFQSCYVAVARAGGIETIANEFSDRCTPSFVSFGPRSRSIGAAAKSQVVTNCKNTVQGFKRFHGRAFSDPYVMSAKSNLVYDLAQMPSGSTGIKVMYMEEERLFSVEQVAGMLLTKLKETAESDLKKPVADCVISVPCYFTDTERRSVMDAAQIAGLNCLRLMNETTAVTLAYGIYKQDLPGLEEKPRIVVFVDVGHSGYQVSVCAFNTGKLKILATAFDSELGGKDFDEILVNYFCEDFAKKYKLDVRSKPRALVRLYQECEKLKKLMSANSSDLPLNIECFMNDIDVSSKLNRGQFEENCAGLLAKAEAPLRSVMEQAKLKKEDVYAVEIVGGASRIPAIKERISKFFGKELSTTLNADEAVVRGCALQCAILSPAFKVREFSITDVVPYSISIKWNSAAEEGQSDCEVFPKNHAAPFSKVLTFYRKEAFVLEAYYKNPKELSYPSTSIGQFLIQNVVPQSSGESAKVKVKVRVNIHGVFSVSNASLVEVLKATDGEEPMETDQTVKDEESKMHVDQEDQKAVPGGDKKGDTEEMEMVTEEGKQEKKNEPQAKKPKVKTKTVELPIETNLCWQLSTDVINMFVENEGKMIMQDKLEKERNDSKNNVEEYVYDMRNKLFGPLEKFVNEAHRDAFSLKLEDTETWLYEDGEDQQKQVYIDKLAELKIIGQPIVERAMEAEERPRAFEELGRQVQMYMKILNAYKAKDEEYTHLDELEVTSVEKQVNDAMAWMNNKMNLQNNKDLTLDPVVKVSEIHAKSKELYSACNPVLSKPKPKPKVDPPKEKTNNGPTNGQEGTTDGQPSDSDKIPPAGTEQRTAENKPPEMDID, from the exons ATGTCTGTGGTGGGATTTGACTTGGGTTTTCAAAGCTGCTATGTAGCTGTAGCCCGAGCCGGTGGGATCGAGACAATCGCCAACGAGTTCAGCGACAGATGCACACC GTCATTTGTCTCATTTGGACCACGAAGTCGATCGATAGGAGCTGCTGCGAAGAGCCAG GTGGTGACCAATTGTAAGAACACAGTTCAGGGCTTCAAGCGATTCCATGGCAGGGCCTTCTCCGATCCCTACGTTATGTCGGCCAAGTCCAACCTGGTGTACGACCTCGCGCAGATGCCCTCTGGATCGACTGGTATTAAG GTGATGTATATGGAGGAGGAGAGGTTGTTCAGCGTGGAGCAGGTGGCTGGCATGCTGCTGACCAAGTTGAAGGAAACTGCTGAGAGCGACCTGAAGAAACCAGTGGCTGACTGCGTCATCTCT GTTCCCTGCTATTTCACCGACACAGAGAGAAGGTCTGTCATGGACGCTGCCCAGATCGCCGGCCTCAACTGTCTGCGACTAATGAACGAGACCACAGCCG TGACTCTGGCTTATGGCATCTACAAGCAGGACCTGCCAGGTCTGGAAGAGAAGCCCAggattgttgtgtttgttgatgTGGGCCACTCTGGTTACCAGGTGTCGGTTTGTGCCTTCAACACGGGAAAGCTTAAG ATCCTGGCAACGGCGTTTGACTCCGAGCTGGGTGGGAAGGACTTTGATGAAATCCTGGTGAATTACTTCTGCGAGGACTTCGCCAAGAAGTACAAACTGGATGTCCGGTCCAAGCCTCGCGCTCTGGTGCGTCTCTACCAGGAGTGTGAGAAGCTTAAAAAGCTGATGAGTGCCAACTCGTCCGACCTTCCCCTCAACATCGAGTGTTTCATGAATGACATTGACGTGTCCAGTAAGCTCAACAG AGGTCAGTTTGAGGAGAATTGTGCGGGGCTGTTGGCCAAAGCGGAGGCTCCCCTGCGCAGCGTCATGGAACAAGCTA AGTTGAAGAAAGAAGACGTGTACGCAGTGGAGATCGTCGGCGGCGCCTCCAGAATTCCCGCCATCAAAGAGCGCATCAGCAAGTTCTTCGGCAAAGAGCTGAGCACCACTCTGAATGCAGACGAGGCCGTGGTCAGGGGCTGTGCACTGCAG TGTGCCATTTTGTCTCCAGCCTTCAAAGTCAGAGAGTTCTCCATCACGGACGTTGTCCCTTATTCCATCTCTATTAAATGGAACTCTGCAGCAGAGGAAGGACAGAG CGATTGTGAAGTTTTCCCAAAGAACCACGCGGCTCCCTTCTCCAAAGTGTTGACCTTCTATCGGAAGGAGGCCTTCGTCCTTGAAGCATACTACAAAAACCCCAAGGAGCTGTCGTACCCCAGCACCTCCATAG GGCAGTTCCTGATCCAAAACGTGGTCCCTCAGTCGTCTGGAGAGAGTGCCAAGGTGAAGGTCAAAGTTCGAGTCAACATTCACGGCGTGTTTAGCGTGTCTAACGCCTCCCTAGTAGAGGTGCTGAAAGCGACAGATGGAGAGGAGCCGATGGAAACCGATCAGACTGTGAAGGATGAGGAG AGCAAAATGCATGTAGACCAGGAAGATCAAAAAGCAGTGCCGGGTGGAGACAAGAAAGGTGACACAGAAGAGATGGAg ATGGTGACGGAGGAAGGCAAACAAGAGAAGAAAAACGAGCCTCAGGCAAAGAAGCCCAAAGTGAAAACAAAGACGGTGGAGCTGCCCATCGAGACCAATTTGTGCTGGCAGCTGTCCACTGATGTGATAAATATGTTTGTGGAGAATGAG GGCAAGATGATAATGCAAGACAAACTGGAGAAGGAGAGGAACGACTCAAAAAACAATGTGGAGGAGTATGTGTACGACATGAGAAACAAGTTGTTTGGCCCCTTGGAGAAGTTTGTCAATGAAGCG CATCGTGATGCATTCTCATTAAAACTTGAGGACACAGAGACTTGGCTGTATGAGGATGGAGAGGACCAACAGAAGCAAGTTTACATTGATAAACTGGCAGAACTGAAG ATAATTGGGCAACCTATTGTTGAGAGAGCCATGGAAGCTGAGGAGCGACCGAGGGCATTTGAGGAGCTGGGCAGGCAAGTCCAAATGTACATGAAGATCCTCAACGCCTACAAGGCAAAG GACGAAGAGTATACACACTTAGACGAGCTGGAAGTGACCAGTGTGGAGAAGCAGGTGAACGATGCCATGGCGTGGATGAACAACAAGATGAATCTGCAAAACAATAAGGACCTCACGCTGGACCCGGTGGTCAAAGTCAGCGAGATCCACGCCAAGTCCAAG GAGCTTTACTCTGCGTGCAACCCTGTCCTGTCAAAGCCAAAGCCCAAGCCCAAGGTGGACCCGCCAAAGGAGAAGACCAACAACGGGCCCACCAACGGGCAGGAGGGAACGACAGACGGCCAGCCTTCCGACTCGGACAAAATCCCTCCCGCAGGCACAGAGCAGAGAACGGCGGAGAACAAGCCCCCTGAAATGGACATTGACTAA
- the rnf14 gene encoding E3 ubiquitin-protein ligase RNF14 isoform X1, whose product MSQDKADQEDELLALASIYEEEFHRADSAQAGEIQLCVKLPPDFKVVVKGEMQTEYKISFLPPLVLNFELPEDYPSTNSPLFTVSSKWTTRGQLSSLCRRLDELWEENRGCVVLFTWIQFLSEEVLDFLDIQSPLLVTRHESKASGERSRKADHTATVCSDVTQLGRPCSEKIKRELKKKTSDQQPSSGSPLLDPRAIVSMDMRVDLLPHLLDFDEAQRQRVFDVTPFSCGICFSEKRGADCLCFKECQHVYCKACMTEYFQIQIRDGNVQCLNCPEPKCSSLATPMQVKQLVDKELFVRYDRLLLQSSLDLMADVVYCPRHSCGTAVMVEPDTTMGICSVCQYAFCTLCKMGYHGVSHCKIPAEDLRSLRDEYLSATTEGKKFMEQRFGKRVIQKAVEESFSRDWLNENCKCCPYCGTNIQKVDGCNKMTCTSCRHYFCWLCLDLLNKANPYSHFNNPHSPCYKQLFHGVDLDDEDALWSDEED is encoded by the exons ATGTCGCAGGACAAGGCAGACCAGGAGGACGAGCTGCTTGCCTTAGCAAGTATCTATGAGGAGGAGTTCCATCGAGCGGACTCTGCCCAGGCGGGAGAGATCCAGCTCTGTGTGAAGCTTCCACCTGATTTTAAAGTTGTTGTCAAAG GGGAGATGCAAACAGAATATAAAATCAGCTTCTTGCCTCCTTTGGTTCTCAACTTTGAGCTTCCTGAAGACTATCCATCCACAAATTCGCCACTATTCACTGTCAGCTCAAAATGGACGACCAGAGGACAG TTGAGCTCTCTGTGCCGACGCCTGGATGAACTATGGGAGGAGAACCGAGGATGCGTGGTCCTCTTTACATGGATTCAGTTCCTCAGCGAGGAGGTGCTGGACTTTCTGGACATCCAGTCGCCTCTCCTAGTCACCAGGCATGAAAGTAAGGCGAGCGGTGAGCGCAGCAGGAAAGCCGACCACACGGCCACAG ttTGTTCAGATGTGACACAGCTTGGGAGGCCTTGCTCGGAGAAGATAAAACGAGAGCTAAAGAAGAAAACATCTGACCAACAGCCGTCATCAGGGTCTCCACTGCTGGACCCGCGGGCAATCGTGTCTATGGACATGCGCGTTGACCTCTTACCTCATCTgctggactttgacgaggcgcAACGCCAGAGGGTGTTTGACGTCACGCCGTTCTCCTGCGGCATCTGCTTTTCGGAGAAACGCGGCGCTGACTGCCTATGCTTTAAAGAGTGCCAGCACGTCTACTGCAAAGCCTGCATGACGGAATACTTCCAGATCCAAATACGGGACGGCAACGTGCAGTGCCTTAATTGCCCTGAGCCCAAGTGCTCCTCTTTAGCCACGCCTATGCAG GTCAAGCAGCTTGTGGACAAGGAACTCTTCGTTCGCTACGACCGCCTGCTGCTCCAGTCCAGCCTGGACCTTATGGCCGACGTGGTGTACTGCCCTCGCCACTCCTGCGGTACGGCGGTCATGGTGGAGCCCGACACCACCATGGGCATCTGCTCCGTATGCCAGTATGCTTTCTGCACTCTGTGCAAGATGGGCTACCACGGGGTCTCTCACTGTAAGATCCCCGCAG AGGATTTGCGTAGCCTCCGAGATGAGTACCTGTCGGCTACGACTGAGGGCAAAAAGTTTATGGAGCAGCGCTTTGGGAAAAGGGTGATCCAGAAAGCTGTGGAGGAGTCCTTTAGCAGAGACTGGCTCAATGAGAACTGCAAATGCTGCCCTTACTGCGGCACCAACATACAG AAAGTAGACGGCTGCAATAAAATGACGTGCACCTCGTGCCGCCATTACTTCTGCTGGCTCTGTCTGGACCTGCTCAACAAAGCCAACCCGTACAGTCACTTTAACAACCCACACTCACCCTGCTACAAACA actcTTCCATGGTGTGGATCTGGATGATGAGGATGCCTTATGGAGTGATGAAGAAGACTGA
- the rnf14 gene encoding E3 ubiquitin-protein ligase RNF14 isoform X2, which yields MQTEYKISFLPPLVLNFELPEDYPSTNSPLFTVSSKWTTRGQLSSLCRRLDELWEENRGCVVLFTWIQFLSEEVLDFLDIQSPLLVTRHESKASGERSRKADHTATVCSDVTQLGRPCSEKIKRELKKKTSDQQPSSGSPLLDPRAIVSMDMRVDLLPHLLDFDEAQRQRVFDVTPFSCGICFSEKRGADCLCFKECQHVYCKACMTEYFQIQIRDGNVQCLNCPEPKCSSLATPMQVKQLVDKELFVRYDRLLLQSSLDLMADVVYCPRHSCGTAVMVEPDTTMGICSVCQYAFCTLCKMGYHGVSHCKIPAEDLRSLRDEYLSATTEGKKFMEQRFGKRVIQKAVEESFSRDWLNENCKCCPYCGTNIQKVDGCNKMTCTSCRHYFCWLCLDLLNKANPYSHFNNPHSPCYKQLFHGVDLDDEDALWSDEED from the exons ATGCAAACAGAATATAAAATCAGCTTCTTGCCTCCTTTGGTTCTCAACTTTGAGCTTCCTGAAGACTATCCATCCACAAATTCGCCACTATTCACTGTCAGCTCAAAATGGACGACCAGAGGACAG TTGAGCTCTCTGTGCCGACGCCTGGATGAACTATGGGAGGAGAACCGAGGATGCGTGGTCCTCTTTACATGGATTCAGTTCCTCAGCGAGGAGGTGCTGGACTTTCTGGACATCCAGTCGCCTCTCCTAGTCACCAGGCATGAAAGTAAGGCGAGCGGTGAGCGCAGCAGGAAAGCCGACCACACGGCCACAG ttTGTTCAGATGTGACACAGCTTGGGAGGCCTTGCTCGGAGAAGATAAAACGAGAGCTAAAGAAGAAAACATCTGACCAACAGCCGTCATCAGGGTCTCCACTGCTGGACCCGCGGGCAATCGTGTCTATGGACATGCGCGTTGACCTCTTACCTCATCTgctggactttgacgaggcgcAACGCCAGAGGGTGTTTGACGTCACGCCGTTCTCCTGCGGCATCTGCTTTTCGGAGAAACGCGGCGCTGACTGCCTATGCTTTAAAGAGTGCCAGCACGTCTACTGCAAAGCCTGCATGACGGAATACTTCCAGATCCAAATACGGGACGGCAACGTGCAGTGCCTTAATTGCCCTGAGCCCAAGTGCTCCTCTTTAGCCACGCCTATGCAG GTCAAGCAGCTTGTGGACAAGGAACTCTTCGTTCGCTACGACCGCCTGCTGCTCCAGTCCAGCCTGGACCTTATGGCCGACGTGGTGTACTGCCCTCGCCACTCCTGCGGTACGGCGGTCATGGTGGAGCCCGACACCACCATGGGCATCTGCTCCGTATGCCAGTATGCTTTCTGCACTCTGTGCAAGATGGGCTACCACGGGGTCTCTCACTGTAAGATCCCCGCAG AGGATTTGCGTAGCCTCCGAGATGAGTACCTGTCGGCTACGACTGAGGGCAAAAAGTTTATGGAGCAGCGCTTTGGGAAAAGGGTGATCCAGAAAGCTGTGGAGGAGTCCTTTAGCAGAGACTGGCTCAATGAGAACTGCAAATGCTGCCCTTACTGCGGCACCAACATACAG AAAGTAGACGGCTGCAATAAAATGACGTGCACCTCGTGCCGCCATTACTTCTGCTGGCTCTGTCTGGACCTGCTCAACAAAGCCAACCCGTACAGTCACTTTAACAACCCACACTCACCCTGCTACAAACA actcTTCCATGGTGTGGATCTGGATGATGAGGATGCCTTATGGAGTGATGAAGAAGACTGA